The genomic segment AGATGAGAAAAGCTATAGATGAGCAGCTCATGAGCCAATATCAAAGATTACTaaattaatgtatatttatatatgtcagatgaaaataaaatatttaagttaaaattatttttgtgtgatTCCCTGCTTTGACTTTTTTACCTTTGGTCCCGctttatccatttctcccacCTCTGGCAGCTACCAGTCTGTGccctgtatctatgagctttttttttctttctttctagattccacatataagagatatcatatggcatttgcttttctctgtctaacttatttcacttgtCATAATACCCTTTAGGTACATTCGTGTTGTCCCAAAAggcaaatttttgttctttttatggctgaataatattccattgtatatataccacaatttctttgtccattcatccattgatggacatttaggttgtttccatatcttggctattgtaaataatgctgcagtgaatatgggggtgcatgtatcttctcgagttagtgttttttttctccaaataaataaccaaaggtagaattgctagatcatatggtcgttctatttttaattttttgaggaacctctatactgttttccatagtggctgtaccaatttatattcccaccaacagtgcacaagaattctcttttctccatgtccttgccaaCATGTTATTTCCTGTCCTTCTGATAATAGCCTTtttaataggtgtgaggtgatatctcactgtggttttgacttgcatttccctgatgattaataatgttgagtatattttcatgtacctgttggccgtctgtatgtcttctttggaaaaatgtgtattcagatcttctgcccatttttaaatcagattgtttttttgatattgagttatatgagttctttatatattttgatattagctccttatcagacatatgatttgcaaatattttctcccattcagtaggttgactttcattttattgatagtttcttttggtgtgcagaagctttttagtataATGTAGTCTCATTTACTTTTGCTttcattgcttttgcttttggtgtcagattcaaaaaatcattaccaagacctACGTcattgcttatgttctcttctaggagttctgtggtttcaggtcttacattcaagtctttaatccaatttgagttaatttttgtgtatggtgtaagatagggatcaagtttcatttttctgcatgtggctgtccagtttcccaacaccatttattaaagagactgtcctttccccattgtatattcttgccttctttgtcataaattaaccATATaaggtgtgggtttatttctgggctccctatgctgttccattgatctttgtgtctatttttatgcaaatgccataatattttaattactatacctttataatacagtttgaaatcaggaagcaagatgcctccagctttgttctttctcaagattgctttggctatttggatttTTTGTGATTCTattcaaattttaggattatttgttctctttctgtgaaaaattccattggcattttgataaggattgcatcgaatctgtagattgctttgggtgctatgaacattttaacaaaaataatttccaatccatgagcacaaagtatctttcatgtttgtttcttttacaatttctttcattaatgtcttgtaattttcaaTATGCAGGTCTTTCACATCCTTGGAtaagtttattcctgggtattttattctttctgatgcaattataaatgggattgttttctttatttctccttctgatagttcatgattagtgtatagaaacacagctGGTTTTtgtggattgatttttttttatcttgcaactttactgaattctttattcagtttttttttatggcatctttagggttttctacatataatatcatgtcatctgcaaatagtgacaattttacttcttcatttcctatttggatgccatttatttatttatttatgtatcttgcctaattgccctggctaggactTACAATATTACGTTGAATAAAAGCGGtaagagtgggcaatcttgtcttgttcctcatcttgaggaaaggctttcagcttttcactgttgagtatgacaTAAGCTGTGGGCTGgccatatatgacctttattatgttgagatacgttccctctatacccactttgttgagattttttttttttaatttgtgaaacAAGTTTAGCAAAATATATTGAGGATAAAAGCCAGAAACTGATAAAgaaaagccaaattaaaaaatatacaagtcTTCCCCCAAATATTGATAAGACCTAGCACATTACCATTGATTTCAGTTTTCAGGGTTTGTTTAAAAATGGAGCAAGAACTCAAAAGTACATGTGAAGCAATTTGAGTGCAGAAATCCTTATTCTTCCTCTATCATTTATGTTTGTCTGGCCTACAATGAACTAAactgcaatttttttcttagtggttCAGCTTTATCAAGTTTTTCCAAAGCATGCATTTGATTTTCTTAAGAACTACAATGATTTTTGTtgtcctatttttatttatttgttaattataataaaatgtgcAATGGGCATAAATAGGTGTAgagggaaaaaacagacaaaagtccagaAGGGTTACCACCTGCCTGGGGCATGCAGTATGCCCTGGCATGAGCCACTCAGTTAATAGAGCTTCGACTTCAACTACAGGTGTGACAGGTTTTAGGAGTTGAGAATACAAAGGGGAATAAGATGCTTTTATGGTATAGTACAAGAGACCaattaaacattatatatatattttgaaaggacATATAAAGGGTAGTACAAGAGAAAAAAGTactaattttgtctgtataaagAACTTTTCCCTAATTAACATCAGTTCacacaaatatttctttacaCTGTTGTTTCAAATATGCTCTATATGAATGATGAGAAAATGCATACAAAGGAGAAATACATGTATCaaattcagtgttttattttttttaaagaaaatactgataaagatcagatttttttgtttgtttgtttgagggaggaggggagatgaAGTTCATCAGCTGTTGATATCAGAATGGGTGAGACTGCCCAGTGAATGTGTCTAGAATTAGAAAAGGGTCTAGGACATAATTACAAGGAATATCTACATTTGAGGTATAGACAGAAGAAGGAAGTCAAAGgagtaaaaaggaaattaatagaAAGTGTTATCACAGAAGTCAAAAAAGGAGAACTCTTTAACAAGGGAAGTGAACAGaacatagagattttttttttacctttttcatcTAGGCTGTgaccagaaggagagagagtagTTTATTAGAGGGAGAGTTAaaagggactttttaaaaaatttagtaattTTATGTAAAGTGGAGAAGGAAAGGTTAAGAAAACAGGAAGAGAGGGAAGCAGAATAACAAATAAAGGCCCCATAGGAAATGGAAAGAGTGTGGGATAAAGCAGAGGATTAGCTTTGAAAGTATTTGATAAATCTGTGAGTGAGTGATAGACTGAGAGAAAAGGGACTAATTAACGTGTGAGTGTAATGAGAGTTAAGTGATAGAGCAGGAAGAATTGTAGGTTTTGGTTACATTTCCaatcaattttaaatttctgatgaAGAATAGTTCTGGATGATGGGGAACAGGATGTGGCATGTCAAAGAGAAGGATGGATGAAGTTTGTTAGAGTAAAGGAATTCAAGGAAGCTTGAAATAACTTCAGATGTGATGATCTCATGTGGAAATAAACCCTTGATGAAGAGTTAGGATCCCCTTGTTTCAATTCAGAGCTGCTAAGGAGTCCCTAGATatgtcctgtttttttcttttcttttttctttctttctcctccccccccactgccccccaaccccctccaTGTGCTATAAACTAGGAACTGGCTCGATTAAATTGATGCTAAGTCAGATGTGGTTAGCTTCAGTTAGGCAGCAAATTCCCGTGGTAGCAAGCTTCATTCCCAGGCTATGACGGTGTTTGTAATAAAAATGAGAGAActtgtgacttccctggtggtccagtagctaaggctctgtgctcccaatgcagggggcctgggttcaatccctggtcagggaactagatcctacaagATGCAACTAAAGAGTCCACAGGATGCAACTAAAAATTCCACAAGGTGCAACTAAAGCTCCCACAAGACGCAACTAAATATCCCACAAGACGCGACTAAAGAaactgcatgccgcaactaaaagatccctcatgctgcaacgaagatcctgcatgccacaactaagacccagtgcaggcaaataaataaataaatatatttttttaaaaatcagagaactCTATAGTTCATCCTTACTAAAGGTAAAAATAGAGGATAGCAATTGATATGCTCTTATATTAAAAGAATATCTAAAGATATATTTTTGTCATGGAGATGTTTCACTTATTTTATTAGATTGAGATGAGTAGTCTTGTTTTTTAACAACATTGTGTGTACTGTTTCTCTGTTTAGCATCCCAATGTGTTCGTTGGTTAACCAGCATCTTAGTCTCCTAGCAAGAAAGTTTCCTGAAACTAAATTTGTTAAAGCCATTGTGAATAGCTGTATTCAACACTACCACGACAATTGTTTACCAacaatttttgtttataaaaatggtCAGATAGAAGGCAAATTCATTGGAATTATAGAATGTGGAGGGATAAATCTCAAGCTAGAAGGTAATGATGttacttttaaattcatttgtaaaaattctataaattaaCATATATCATGaaagtttattttcataaaacatgaagtttttcctcttatttcttattttctcttgcttctttttcttcttagatgCCTCCAGATTAATTTTCCTACAGTAATACTGTCATAACACTCATTTGCTTAAATCCTTAATGGTTCCTTGTttcaaataagttaaaaattcagAATCATATGCTTGAAACTTTCAGCCCATCTATACAATTATACTTCTCAGTGCTTCCTAGTTGCTGCTCCAGCCAGGCTGGTCTTCAACCACTACCCCAGATGCACTTAACTCATTTATGGCTTTATACTTTGTTTCATACTCTTTTTCTATACCCCAAATACCTTACCctacttttttcttccatccAAACCCTATTCCTTCATGGGTCTCCTAGGTTACCATTTATTCCATTATGTGATTCTGGACCAATTTATAATCTGTTTTCATCTTCTCTACTGAATTTCTATAGCATATATTCTCTATACAACTTATTTTCCACTTACCTACATACTGTCAGATTTTGTTGGTTAACCAATTCCCTTTGAGTTTTGTCTCCCTAACAGGTACAAGGACTATGCCTActactattttctttttgacaGTACACAGCACAGGactttatatttttaccttttttaataatgtttactTTCTAACCTAGTTCTAAGACCATATTCTTCAGTTAGTCATTTCTTGGAACTGCTTTAATCCTGTATTATTAAAATCTTTCTCTCAGACAATCGTATTAAAGCCATTGTGAATAGctatttttaacagctttcctTTCACTCTCTCATTCCCCTAAAACTGCTTTTGGCCTTACTAAGGCCTCCAGTATTTTGATTGTTCCAGAATTTTCCTTCTCCCAGTCTCTAAGGCCCCTCTTTGTTTTACTACCTTGTTTTTTCAGCTTGTACCTTATcctctaaatttaaaaactgcataGAAATACAGAcaataatatagtaaatattatagtaaaatatagtaaatatagtaaataatatagtaaatattcatGTAATCATtaccaaaaataacaaatgtgaaCATTTGTTCATGTTTGCTTCagctatttgtttattattgaaaaaaacaGTACAGATATTGTTGAGGTTGCCTGTATTTCCATTCCTAATCCTGTTCCCCTCTCTGCCTCACTAAGCAATCACTATCATGAATAGTGTGTTATCTGGTCCatgcttttttaaattgttacatttgaaaaaatttttttaattgtaaaatacacataacatgaaatttaccattttaaccatttaaaaatatacaatacagtattattaactgtagttatTGTGGTATACATTACATACCTGGgacttaatttataaataatgttattttatttaatcatttttaagtatatCTTTAAGTGACATTAAGTATTGATATATTTTCACTGTTGTGCTGCTATCGTCACCAttatccatctctagaactcttTGCATCTTGCATAACTGCAACTCTATATccttaaacaataactccctattctctgttccctccagcccctggcaaccaccattctgctttctacctctgaatttgactcctctcagtgaatcatacagtgtttgtccttttgtgactggcttgtttcacttggcataatgtcctcaaggttaatccatgttgtagcatgggtcaggatttccttcctttttaaggctttaaggctgaataatattccattgtatgtttttatagcacattttgtttacccattaaTGTGTTGATGGAAAGATTTGTTGCTTCTGTCTTTGGccgttgtgaataatgctgctatgaacatggacgTGCAAATAACCTGTTCTagtccctgttttcagttcttttgaatgTATACTCAGAAGTAGAGatgctagatcatatgataattctacttTAATTTTCTGAGCGAcagcatactgttttccataggggcttCACCAtattacactcccaccaacagtacacaggAGTTCTAATTTCTCTGCGTCCACACCAACACCTGttatgttctgttttgttttttaaaatagtaaccaTCCTAATGTATGTGATGTGTTTTTCCCCCACTGGCTTTTAATATTTCCAGTGTCATttttcaggattaaaaaaaatgcttcaatCTGTTTCTGAAATTTCTACTATGTTCCACTGGTCTGTTTGTCTATTCTTGAATCAATATAGCACTGTGttaattactgtacctttgtaacAATCTAGTTGTCTCTAGTAGGGCaagtctttttcaaaattttatataaatgttggAATTAGTCAAGTTCTGTGAGAAATACTGTTGGTTAGTTATTAGAAttatatttatagattaattGTTGGAGACTTGATATCCTAATAATAGTGAATGTTCCTATCCATGAATAAGATATAGCATGTCACTTATTTtggtcttctttcattttttggtagttttcctcataaatataatatatttacagttggcccttgaacaacacaggggttaggaGCACTGACCCCATGCAGTCGAAAATCCACacataactttacagttggccctccatatttgcggttctgcatctgtgaattcaaccaaccatggatcatgtagtactataatatacatttactgaaaaaaatccacgtataagtgaacccctgcagttcaaacctgtgttgttcaagggtcaattgtattaCTTTtcataatgtaatatattttgtaattttcctcataagtgtattttgtaattttcctcatAAATGGTCTGTTCATTTATACAgtgcttaggaataaatttaacaaataaggAATTTGCAGGGTTGGGGGATTTTGGTTATCAGTTCAATTCTTTTCAGTTTCCCTGTTGAATATGTTTTCATAATTCacatttttgttgaaattttcccactaaaattttcaaatgtattggCATACTTTTTTTCTCATAGTAGTCTCATGGCTTTAAAATCTTTATCTTGGTTATTCCCCATGTAAAATCTTTATATTATttggtttctttcctttacttGTGATCATTTTTGCCCAAATTGTGTCTGTTAGTCtcttcaaagaatcaacttttgattttgttgGTCACCTCTactgattttgttttctacttttgctaaagtcttttcttcattatatgcctcattctgctttctttgggtttattttatttttttcctaacttCTTGATTTGTACTTTCAAAGCACtattttcagtcattttaaaataaacattttaaccaTAATTTCTCCCTTTAAGTATAACTTTGCTGTATCCAATGTGTATCTTGATATTGTAGTACTTTCATTGTAATCTAGTTCTAAATATGTCAtcatttccaaattaattttattagagTCAACTTCTGTTTCATATAGATGTTCCAAGATTTTTATCTGATTTATTGATGGATTATTTATTGCAGAACTTGAATGGAAGCTAGCAGAAGTTGGAGCAATACAGACTGATTTGGAAGAAAACCCCAAAAGAGTCATTGTAGATGTGATGGTATCTTCAATTAGAAACACTTCTATTTATGATGACACTAATAGCTCAAACAGTGATAATGATGATgccaaatagaaatatttaataaatagctTTAAAGTgtttatatatggaatattttatttgCCACTGCCTTTATAATCAAAGATcagaaaattcataaataaatttcttttttatattagaaTTATAGCTTATATGTCATTATAAAAACTTTCAGGTATTTTAGAATATTCATTGCCTCCAACAAAACTAGAATTTGTACTGAACCCTTAATATTTGTTTGTGATTTATCTTTTTTCGGATCCTTATTGGACAAAAACGAAAATATTACAAGTCCTCTGTGTTGCCTGCTCACTTCCAAAGAGGCCTGTGgataaaaatgatgaaagagaaccatgaaatttcatttaatttacttCAATCAATATTAAAGTCTATTATTTAGGGGCTTTGAATGAAAATACTTAAATTTATGACCATATGACTTTTGTTCGAAATCTCttacctattaaaaaaaattaaccaatcaatagaaaaaatgc from the Lagenorhynchus albirostris chromosome 4, mLagAlb1.1, whole genome shotgun sequence genome contains:
- the PDCL2 gene encoding phosducin-like protein 2; the encoded protein is MQDPNEDTEWNDILRDFGILPPKEEPKDEIEEMVLRLQKEAMVKPYEKMTLAQLKEAEDEFDDEDMRAIEIYREKRLQEWKALKKKQKFGELREISGNQYVNEVTNAEKDVWVIIHLYRSSIPMCSLVNQHLSLLARKFPETKFVKAIVNSCIQHYHDNCLPTIFVYKNGQIEGKFIGIIECGGINLKLEELEWKLAEVGAIQTDLEENPKRVIVDVMVSSIRNTSIYDDTNSSNSDNDDAK